One part of the Phragmites australis chromosome 3, lpPhrAust1.1, whole genome shotgun sequence genome encodes these proteins:
- the LOC133911810 gene encoding cytochrome b561 and DOMON domain-containing protein At4g12980-like, whose product MARPGQSAWLLLAAVVLLVASAATAQDCVSAAFSSGRSFLKCNSLSVLGASLHWTYHPENGTADIAFRAPSGTDGWVGWGINTVRPNQMQDTSVFIASQDGSGVVSVLSTYLESTSPTLTPGNLKFNVTVGPSAEYSGGAYTIFATIALPGNNTNQNTVWQAGPLSSGSISRHTTAGANLQSTLRLDFLSGASAGASNSRLHRRNIHGVLNAVSWGILIPLGAIIARYLRVFESADPAWFYLHIACQCSGYILGVAGWGLGLKLGSESVGTTYHPHRNIGIAIFCLATLQVFALLLRPDKKNKYRFYWNIYHHSVGYSVIILSAINIFKGLDILKPTSGYKTAYIAILATLGGIALCLEVITWPIVLRRRKRDADKAPARNGAGWQHGV is encoded by the exons ATGGCGCGGCCAGGCCAGTCGGCGTGGCTCCTCCTCGCGGCCGTCGTGCTGCTCGTCGCGTCTGCCGCGACGGCACAGGACTGCGTGTCCGCGGCGTTCAGCTCCGGCCGGTCCTTCCTCAAGTGCAACTCCCTGTCCGTGCTCGGCGCCAGCCTGCACTGGACGTACCACCCGGAGAACGGCACAGCCGACATCGCGTTCCGCGCGCCGTCGGGCACCGACGGCTGGGTCGGCTGGGGCATCAACACCGTCCGGCCCAACCAGATGCAGGACACCAGCGTGTTCATAGCCTCGCAGGACGGCAGCGGCGTCGTGTCCGTCCTCTCGACCTACCTGGAGAGCACGTCGCCCACCCTGACGCCCGGGAACCTCAAGTTCAACGTGACAGTCGGGCCCAGCGCCGAGTACTCGGGCGGCGCCTACACCATCTTCGCGACGATCGCGCTGCCGGGGAACAACACGAACCAGAACACGGTGTGGCAGGCCGGTCCGCTCAGCAGCGGGTCCATATCGCGGCACACGACGGCGGGGGCTAATTTGCAGAGCACGCTGAGGCTGGACTTCCTCTCCGGGGCCAGCGCCGGGGCCTCAAACTCCAGGCTGCACCGCCGCAAT ATCCATGGAGTGCTCAACGCGGTGAGCTGGGGCATCCTGATTCCCCTTGGCGCCATCATCGCACGCTACCTGCGCGTCTTCGAGTCCGCCGACCCGGCATGGTTCTACCTCCACATCGCCTGCCAGTGCTCCGGCTACATCCTCGGCGTCGCCGGCTGGGGCCTCGGCCTCAAGCTCGGCAGCGAGTCCGTTGGTACCACCTACCATCCCCACCGCAACATCGGCATTGCCATCTTCTGCCTCGCCACTCTCCAG GTGTTCGCGCTCCTGCTGAGGCCtgacaagaagaacaagtacagGTTCTACTGGAACATCTACCACCACTCCGTCGGGTACTCCGTGATCATCTTGAGCGCCATCAACATCTTCAAAGGGCTCGACATCCTGAAGCCGACCAGCGGCTATAAGACGGCCTACATTGCCATCCTGGCGACGCTCGGCGGCATCGCCCTCTGCCTCGAGGTCATTACGTGGCCGATCGTCCTCCGGAGGCGCAAGCGCGACGCCGACAAGGCGCCAGCCCGCAACGGCGCCGGCTGGCAGCATGGTGTGTAA